A window of the Oncorhynchus keta strain PuntledgeMale-10-30-2019 chromosome 21, Oket_V2, whole genome shotgun sequence genome harbors these coding sequences:
- the zbtb49 gene encoding zinc finger and BTB domain-containing protein 49 isoform X1 — protein sequence METLSSHSAYLLQQLQEQRIQGLLCDCMLVVKGVCFKAHKNVLAAFSSYFRSLFQNSPSQKNDVFQLVIQDVGGIGQILDYMYTSHLDVNQDNVQALLDIAQCLQVPNVQSMCNTFLKPSAPAVEAPSFSLSGVLTSEHDYLLGTGLAQDVELPCPSSVGQRSAFGSGTPMSHGGNATSETTAITQPVPEKQLVHGYKLRNFYSKQYFKQSAAAETSNAALNQGPSPLVLVEEQQYQFGVTQPCANAPVCSGNAIQSNPPCPQAIPAEKEFGSTLPAEDLSTTANPGGKVSPVNKPMRPKKAVYLKKYNYLRPQKALEEMCLEQSSEPVNHCPKETHQEEVVVQSETPEAPVDCLPPIDCLARDREVVLETAMDSQLPSPPPVDQEEEPDPPTISDPTEPTGHKVQYCCEMCGKTFKHPSNLELHKRSHTVLFLTGEKPFQCNVCRKNFSQAGNLQTHLRRHSGEKPYICELCGKSFAASGDVQRHIVIHTGERPHLCDICGRGFSNISNLKEHKKTHTTDREFTCDQCGKSFNMHRKLLKHKIRHSGEKPHTCQTCGKSFAGSGDLRRHVRTHTGERPYLCNTCGKSFTRSAVLRRHCSMHCKATPDDSSPDVEDPEQPGSSSTDGGGGGPFHKPVSHSKAPEPRQPPPTSNTVMELDKPSPPPAHTEAPSTSIHLIPSTSTSFPELRSIVPQHLLPSAPSQQQEKCPPLADSLKLGKAHLPQEALVFGPYVENGPVGVEIQQQGSGASVVARPYLSAPDSYCGALPGASRPSGTPYRASEGPFFSSVTLWGLAMKTLQNDNDLEQ from the exons ATGGAAACGTTGTCCAGTCACAGTGCTTACCTTCTCCAGCAGTTACAGGAGCAGAGGATACAGGGGCTACTCTGTGACTGCATGCTAGTAGTCAAAGGAGTATGCTTCAAAGCCCACAAAAATGTACTTGCTGCATTTAGCTCCTATTTCAG GTCTTTGTTCCAAAATTCGCCAAGTCAAAAAAATGATGTTTTTCAACTGGTCATTCAAGATGTGGGAGGTATAGGCCAGATACTGGACTACATGTACACTTCCCATCTAGATGTCAACCAGGACAATGTACAAGCACTGTTGGACATCGCCCAGTGCTTACAGGTCCCAAATGTACAGAGCATGTGCAACACTTTCCTGAAACCCAGCGCTCCTGCCGTGGAGGCCCCTTCTTTCTCATTGTCTGGTGTCTTGACCTCGGAACACGACTACCTCCTCGGGACTGGCCTTGCCCAAGACGTGGAGCTTCCTTGCCCTTCTTCGGTAGGCCAGAGGTCTGCCTTTGGCAGTGGGACACCAATGTCTCATGGTGGGAACGCTACCTCTGAGACTACAGCCATTACCCAGCCAGTCCCAGAGAAGCAGCTAGTACACGGCTACAAGCTACGCAACTTCTACAGCAAGCAGTACTTCAAGCAGAGTGCTGCTGCTGAGACTAGCAATGCAGCATTAAACCAAGGCCCAAGTCCCCTGGTGCTGGTTGAAGAGCAGCAGTACCAATTTGGGGTCACACAACCATGCGCAAATGCCCCTGTATGTTCAGGCAATGCGATTCAGTCAAACCCACCCTGTCCGCAGGCTATACCAGCTGAGAAGGAGTTTGGTTCAACGTTGCCTGCTGAAGACTTGTCAACCACAGCCAACCCAGGAGGAAAAGTCTCCCCTGTCAACAAGCCCATGCGGCCAAAGAAAGCCGTCTACCTGAAGAAATACAACTACCTACGCCCTCAGAAGGCTCTAGAAGAGATGTGCCTGGAACAGAGCAGCGAACCAGTCAACCACTGCCCAAAGGAGACTCACCAAGAGGAGGTAGTGGTCCAGAGTGAGACACCTGAAGCTCCCGTAGACTGCCTACCACCCATAGACTGCCTGGCCAGAGACAgggaagtggtgttggagacCGCAATGGATTCTCAACTTCCAAGTCCACCTCCTGTTGACCAAGAGGAGGAACCGGACCCACCAACCATCAGTGATCCAACAGAACCAACTGGGCATAAGGTGCAGTACTGCTGTGAGATGTGCGGGAAGACCTTTAAACACCCAAGCAACCTGGAACTTCACAAGCGCTCACACACTG TTTTGTTTCTCACAGGGGAGAAACCATTCCAGTGTAATGTTTGCAGGAAAAACTTTTCACAG GCAGGTAATTTGCAGACCCATTTACGACGCCATTCTGGAGAAAAACCTTACATTTGTGAACTCTGTGGGAAAAG CTTTGCTGCCTCGGGGGATGTTCAGCGTCACATTGTGATCCACACGGGAGAGCGGCCACACCTGTGTGACATATGTGGACGCG GGTTCAGTAACATCAGCAACCTGAAGGAGCACAAGAAGactcacactacagacagagagttcACCTGTGACCAGTGTGGCAAGTCCTTCAACATGCACAGGAAACTGCTGAAGCACAAGATCAGACACTCTGGGGAGAAACCTCACACCTGCCAGACCTGTG GGAAGAGCTTTGCAGGGTCGGGCGACCTGCGTCGCCACGTGAGAACGCACACGGGGGAGAGACCCTACCTCTGCAACACCTGCGGCAAGAGCTTCACCCGCTCGGCTGTCCTTAGGAGACACTGCAGCATGCACTGCAAGGCCACGCCTGACGACTCCAGCCCTGACGTAGAGGACCCAGAGCAGCCTGGCAGTAGCAGTActgacggaggaggaggaggcccaTTCCACAAGCCTGTCAGCCACAGTAAAGCACCTGAGCCCAGGCAACCACCACCAACCTCCAATACCGTGATGGAGCTCGATAAGCCTTCGCCCCCACCAGCACATACAGAAGCCCCGTCGACGAGCATCCACCTCATCCCGTCTACCTCAACGTCCTTCCCCGAGCTGCGCTCCATCGTGCCCCAGCACCTCCTCCCCTCCGCCCCCTCCCAGCAGCAGGAGAAGTGCCCTCCTCTAGCAGACTCACTGAAACTGGGCAAAGCTCACCTACCTCAAGAGGCCCTTGTGTTTGGCCCCTATGTGGAGAATGGGCCGGTGGGTGTGGAGATACAACAGCAGGGGTCTGGGGCCTCGGTGGTGGCCCGGCCGTACCTCTCAGCCCCAGACAGTTACTGTGGGGCCCTCCCAGGGGCTAGCCGCCCCAGTGGTACCCCCTACAGGGCAAGTGAGGGACCCTTCTTTTCCAGTGTAACACTATGGGGGCTGGCCATGAAAACACTGCAGAATGATAATGACCTGGAGCAGTGA
- the zbtb49 gene encoding zinc finger and BTB domain-containing protein 49 isoform X2: protein METLSSHSAYLLQQLQEQRIQGLLCDCMLVVKGVCFKAHKNVLAAFSSYFRSLFQNSPSQKNDVFQLVIQDVGGIGQILDYMYTSHLDVNQDNVQALLDIAQCLQVPNVQSMCNTFLKPSAPAVEAPSFSLSGVLTSEHDYLLGTGLAQDVELPCPSSVGQRSAFGSGTPMSHGGNATSETTAITQPVPEKQLVHGYKLRNFYSKQYFKQSAAAETSNAALNQGPSPLVLVEEQQYQFGVTQPCANAPVCSGNAIQSNPPCPQAIPAEKEFGSTLPAEDLSTTANPGGKVSPVNKPMRPKKAVYLKKYNYLRPQKALEEMCLEQSSEPVNHCPKETHQEEVVVQSETPEAPVDCLPPIDCLARDREVVLETAMDSQLPSPPPVDQEEEPDPPTISDPTEPTGHKVQYCCEMCGKTFKHPSNLELHKRSHTGEKPFQCNVCRKNFSQAGNLQTHLRRHSGEKPYICELCGKSFAASGDVQRHIVIHTGERPHLCDICGRGFSNISNLKEHKKTHTTDREFTCDQCGKSFNMHRKLLKHKIRHSGEKPHTCQTCGKSFAGSGDLRRHVRTHTGERPYLCNTCGKSFTRSAVLRRHCSMHCKATPDDSSPDVEDPEQPGSSSTDGGGGGPFHKPVSHSKAPEPRQPPPTSNTVMELDKPSPPPAHTEAPSTSIHLIPSTSTSFPELRSIVPQHLLPSAPSQQQEKCPPLADSLKLGKAHLPQEALVFGPYVENGPVGVEIQQQGSGASVVARPYLSAPDSYCGALPGASRPSGTPYRASEGPFFSSVTLWGLAMKTLQNDNDLEQ, encoded by the exons ATGGAAACGTTGTCCAGTCACAGTGCTTACCTTCTCCAGCAGTTACAGGAGCAGAGGATACAGGGGCTACTCTGTGACTGCATGCTAGTAGTCAAAGGAGTATGCTTCAAAGCCCACAAAAATGTACTTGCTGCATTTAGCTCCTATTTCAG GTCTTTGTTCCAAAATTCGCCAAGTCAAAAAAATGATGTTTTTCAACTGGTCATTCAAGATGTGGGAGGTATAGGCCAGATACTGGACTACATGTACACTTCCCATCTAGATGTCAACCAGGACAATGTACAAGCACTGTTGGACATCGCCCAGTGCTTACAGGTCCCAAATGTACAGAGCATGTGCAACACTTTCCTGAAACCCAGCGCTCCTGCCGTGGAGGCCCCTTCTTTCTCATTGTCTGGTGTCTTGACCTCGGAACACGACTACCTCCTCGGGACTGGCCTTGCCCAAGACGTGGAGCTTCCTTGCCCTTCTTCGGTAGGCCAGAGGTCTGCCTTTGGCAGTGGGACACCAATGTCTCATGGTGGGAACGCTACCTCTGAGACTACAGCCATTACCCAGCCAGTCCCAGAGAAGCAGCTAGTACACGGCTACAAGCTACGCAACTTCTACAGCAAGCAGTACTTCAAGCAGAGTGCTGCTGCTGAGACTAGCAATGCAGCATTAAACCAAGGCCCAAGTCCCCTGGTGCTGGTTGAAGAGCAGCAGTACCAATTTGGGGTCACACAACCATGCGCAAATGCCCCTGTATGTTCAGGCAATGCGATTCAGTCAAACCCACCCTGTCCGCAGGCTATACCAGCTGAGAAGGAGTTTGGTTCAACGTTGCCTGCTGAAGACTTGTCAACCACAGCCAACCCAGGAGGAAAAGTCTCCCCTGTCAACAAGCCCATGCGGCCAAAGAAAGCCGTCTACCTGAAGAAATACAACTACCTACGCCCTCAGAAGGCTCTAGAAGAGATGTGCCTGGAACAGAGCAGCGAACCAGTCAACCACTGCCCAAAGGAGACTCACCAAGAGGAGGTAGTGGTCCAGAGTGAGACACCTGAAGCTCCCGTAGACTGCCTACCACCCATAGACTGCCTGGCCAGAGACAgggaagtggtgttggagacCGCAATGGATTCTCAACTTCCAAGTCCACCTCCTGTTGACCAAGAGGAGGAACCGGACCCACCAACCATCAGTGATCCAACAGAACCAACTGGGCATAAGGTGCAGTACTGCTGTGAGATGTGCGGGAAGACCTTTAAACACCCAAGCAACCTGGAACTTCACAAGCGCTCACACACTG GGGAGAAACCATTCCAGTGTAATGTTTGCAGGAAAAACTTTTCACAG GCAGGTAATTTGCAGACCCATTTACGACGCCATTCTGGAGAAAAACCTTACATTTGTGAACTCTGTGGGAAAAG CTTTGCTGCCTCGGGGGATGTTCAGCGTCACATTGTGATCCACACGGGAGAGCGGCCACACCTGTGTGACATATGTGGACGCG GGTTCAGTAACATCAGCAACCTGAAGGAGCACAAGAAGactcacactacagacagagagttcACCTGTGACCAGTGTGGCAAGTCCTTCAACATGCACAGGAAACTGCTGAAGCACAAGATCAGACACTCTGGGGAGAAACCTCACACCTGCCAGACCTGTG GGAAGAGCTTTGCAGGGTCGGGCGACCTGCGTCGCCACGTGAGAACGCACACGGGGGAGAGACCCTACCTCTGCAACACCTGCGGCAAGAGCTTCACCCGCTCGGCTGTCCTTAGGAGACACTGCAGCATGCACTGCAAGGCCACGCCTGACGACTCCAGCCCTGACGTAGAGGACCCAGAGCAGCCTGGCAGTAGCAGTActgacggaggaggaggaggcccaTTCCACAAGCCTGTCAGCCACAGTAAAGCACCTGAGCCCAGGCAACCACCACCAACCTCCAATACCGTGATGGAGCTCGATAAGCCTTCGCCCCCACCAGCACATACAGAAGCCCCGTCGACGAGCATCCACCTCATCCCGTCTACCTCAACGTCCTTCCCCGAGCTGCGCTCCATCGTGCCCCAGCACCTCCTCCCCTCCGCCCCCTCCCAGCAGCAGGAGAAGTGCCCTCCTCTAGCAGACTCACTGAAACTGGGCAAAGCTCACCTACCTCAAGAGGCCCTTGTGTTTGGCCCCTATGTGGAGAATGGGCCGGTGGGTGTGGAGATACAACAGCAGGGGTCTGGGGCCTCGGTGGTGGCCCGGCCGTACCTCTCAGCCCCAGACAGTTACTGTGGGGCCCTCCCAGGGGCTAGCCGCCCCAGTGGTACCCCCTACAGGGCAAGTGAGGGACCCTTCTTTTCCAGTGTAACACTATGGGGGCTGGCCATGAAAACACTGCAGAATGATAATGACCTGGAGCAGTGA
- the LOC118400552 gene encoding neuronal vesicle trafficking-associated protein 1-like, whose amino-acid sequence MVKLGNNFSDKNNAKAVSEDGFDTIPLITPLDASQLQFPALDKVVVKTKTDYDGGNKKSRLRSPKIAEFSISIIEGVSERLKVTLLVICALAFLVCVVFLVVYKVYQYEQPCPDGFMYVQGRCMPTGMYGYYPPGGRGRLFTIINHYNMAKQTITRSVSPWMTVMSEEKVTQQETETHQKLA is encoded by the exons ATGGTTAAATTGGGGAATAATTTCAGTGACAAAAACAACGCCAAAGCCGTCTCAGAAGATGGTTTCGACACCATTCCCCTTATAACACCCTTAGATGCCAGTCAACTGCAGTTCCCTGCACTCGACAAG GTGGTGGTAAAGACCAAAACAGACTATGATGGGGGGAACAAGAAGAGCAGGCTGCGGTCGCCAAAAATAGCAGAATTCTCAATAAGCATAATTGAAGGGGTATCTGAACGACTCAAA GTCACTCTGCTGGTGATTTGTGCTTTGGCGTTTCTGGTTTGCGTGGTGTTTCTGGTGGTCTATAAAGTCTACCAGTATGAGCAGCCCTGTCCAGATGGCTTCATGTATGTG CAAGGTCGGTGCATGCCGACGGGGATGTATGGTTACTACCCCCCTGGCGGGCGCGGGCGTCTCTTCACCATCATCAACCACTACAACATGGCCAAGCAGACCATCACCCGGTCCGTGTCCCCGTGGATGACCGTCATGTCTGAGGAGAAGGTCACCCAGCAAGAGACAGAGACCCACCAGAAGCTGGCCTAA